In Patulibacter sp. SYSU D01012, a single window of DNA contains:
- a CDS encoding VOC family protein, which produces MEMKLELVAVPVTDVDRAKAFYERAGFHADHDHVISDDLRFVQLTPPGSACSIALGRGITDAEPGSIRGLQVVVADADATRAWLVDRGVDASPVEDFPWGRFVFFADPDGNRWAAQQLPPR; this is translated from the coding sequence ATGGAGATGAAGCTCGAGCTCGTCGCCGTCCCCGTCACGGACGTCGACCGCGCCAAGGCCTTCTACGAGCGGGCCGGCTTCCACGCCGACCACGACCACGTGATCTCGGACGACCTGCGGTTCGTGCAGCTGACCCCGCCGGGGTCGGCGTGCTCGATCGCGCTCGGCCGCGGGATCACGGACGCCGAGCCCGGATCGATCCGTGGCCTGCAGGTCGTCGTGGCCGACGCGGACGCCACGCGGGCGTGGCTGGTCGACCGCGGCGTCGACGCGTCCCCCGTCGAGGACTTCCCGTGGGGACGCTTCGTCTTCTTCGCCGACCCCGACGGCAACCGCTGGGCGGCGCAGCAGCTGCCGCCGCGCTGA